The Elephas maximus indicus isolate mEleMax1 chromosome 17, mEleMax1 primary haplotype, whole genome shotgun sequence DNA segment GACTATACAGGGACACAAATACGAGGAAACAGGGATTATTGAAGGCCAACTTGGAGGTTGGCTTCCACAACACCTCAAACTTAACAGATCCACAGTtaacttccttctctccttctctcaaAGTCTCTTCTACTTCAAGTCACAAATCTGTAAATAATTTTTGATTCTTCCTTCCTTAAACTTGTTCTACAATCTGCCACTGATTCTAGTCAATCTCTGTTCCCTAACATCTGTGCAATCTACCCACTATTCCAATATTTAGTGTTTGGCCACATCAGTCTTTTCCTGGATCATTCTGCTTTTCACCCAGTCTCCCTGCCTCCTTGTCTTACCTGCTGCCAATCTATTCACGACACTGTTGCCAGAATGATATGTGCAAAATTGAAACTCCTCCAAGGCTTTCTGTTGTCTTCAGAGTAAAAACCAAGCTCTTTAGCAGGGGACACTGAGGACCCAGCTGGTTACAGTTCTTACCACACCCATCTTTGAATGCTTCCTTCTGGCTAAGATGCACCATTTGCAGTTctcagaaaaacccattgccttcgagccaagtctgactcatagggaccctacagcacagagcagaactgccctatagggtttccaaggttgtgtgtaatctttacagaagtagactgccacatctttctcccgtggagtggctggtgggttcgaaccgctgacctttcagttaccagcccagCCCTTGACTAcagcaccatcaggactcctagCTCTCAGAAGTTACCAGGATAATTCACATCTCTGAGTCTTTTCATATGCTGTCCCCTCTTTTTTGGACTACTCCCTCCCACTCCTTTTACCAGGTTAActctgattcatttttttttaattaagcagcTAGAGAGTAGGAATTATCATCTCTGTACCTCATCACCTGGCATGGTACCCACCACAAAGAAGTTACTCCAGGAATGTTtactgagtgaataaatgagtgcATAGGCGGTTCCTGTGTGCCTGCCTGGTGCCCCTGTGCAACACTCCGCGTACAAGGCACAGCTGGCCCACAGCTCAGTCACTTCTCCCCCTTGGACTGCCTTTCCCTGTCCAAACCTCTCCCTTTGCATCAATGACACAGCTGGAAAAAGAAATGCTAACTTCTAGCCTACCTTGTTCCCTACTAGCTccgtgaccttgggaaagtcatgTATTCCCTCTGAGCCTCTAGTCTTCATCTGCAATAAGGGTTAATAAAAAGGAGTGAGTAAGAGGAATTACTTAAATTAatactgtgccaggcactcttaaATAAATTAGCTTGAGTGATAGTCACAATATCCCTGTGAGACAGATTTTATACCCTttctacagaagaggaaactgcagCTCAGAGCAGTTAAGTAggtaacttggccaaggtcataTAGCTGGAAGATCTGGGATGAGTTGTTGTAccatatcaaaccaaaccaaacccattgccgttctgtcggttctgactcctagccactgtataggacagaggagaactgccccaaagggtttccaaggctgcatgtaatctttatggagcggctggtggtttcaaatcaccattttggttagcagctgactgctttaaccacggcaccactagggctccttttggtTGTATCAcaggctacattaaaaaaaaaaaaaggagcatccAGGTCTCTTCCAATCCTGAAAGACTGGATTGTTCTGATTCTCACAGTGTTTTTTAAGCCTCAGATGTCAAGGATAGAGGTTCTGCCATCTCCCATCAGACCAACATTTGGTGACCTCTGCCCAAGTCCCTAGGTTCCCCCCATTCAGCCTCTACAGATTATAACAATGATTTCCTGAGTTCCTTCTGCACCTTTATTTTAAAGCTTCTTTACAGCTGTCATATCTTTCTAGATCTTCTGAGTAAGGAAGTAACGAgtcttcccattttataggtgagaaaactgaggctcaaagtgaCTCACCAACAGGAAGACCCTGGTCCCCATCAGGGGTTGACATGCCCATGGAGCTAAGTGGGTATGTTTTCCAATTGGCTGGAGGCAAAgagtggcactgtggaaggagAACCATCggtggagtcagacagacctgggttctgATCCCAGCTCTTTTATTTGCAAAACtttaccatcaaaaaaaaaaaaaggtagcataGTTCAGAAAGACTAGGTCTGTTCTAGGAGCTGATCTTCTGGTCTAGGCAGAATAGAGACATTAggggctccttgagggcagaaacCTTGTCTTGCCTTTATGTTCCcgatgcctagcacagtgccagggACATACCTGGTGcttgataaatgtttattgactCAAAAAGGGGGTTGGGGAGGAAGGAGGCAGGGGAGGAAACTTGAGGGAGTTTAGAATTGAGCATCCAAGGGGAGACAGCCTAGAAAGAGTGAGACAGAGACTCCAGGCACTTGAAGTCCTGGTTCCCTTACTCCAAGCCATCTGGAAAATGCTCCAGACAAACAGGGTGCTGTGACTTTAAATGACTTCACGTCGTCAATGAATGTGCTCTGCTAAAAGAGTTATCCTCTTGCTCCTGTACTTGGCCTCCCCCTCCTCTCAGCTCCCCAAACCCTTCTCAGCCGCTGTGATGGGATAATTAGATGCGAGAGCTCAGCACAGATGATGCTCCCGTTGCTTAGCAACTAATGGTTTCCATGGAGACCGCAAAGCACAGCCTCCAGAGCAGCCAGTGAGCAGCTCGGCAGGGCAGGGAGAAGACGCAACTCTCCGCTCCTCCAGAAAGCTGGGGAGGGGCAgattggggaggggggagggctggagggagaagggagagcTTAAAGGCACAGggccctcttaaaaaaaaaaattagcccatTAAAATCTGATCAGAGCtctgccctcctctcccctactctatCCCTCTCAGAATTTCAGGCCAGAATAAGGGCTCAAGAGTAGACCCAACACAACCTGCCCTGCAATAAACTCTTCTCCTGTCTGCTTCCTGGTTTGTGACTGAAGTGGAGAATACACCCCCCCAGCCAGCTCAAGTGTAAACACCCTTCTTGGTTAGTGGTGGGATTTGAGGCGCATCAGGAAGATTCCTCCACCCCTGGAATTCCATCTTTCGTGTTTAAGTTCCCTTTAGTGTGCAAAAGGTCCTTTTTCAGTTTGTAGAGTGAGTGGTAGGATCTTATCTGAACGGGAAGAAAAGGTGCAGAAACACAGAATTAAATTCTTCACCGAAAGGCAGCCTGTCCTGAGAGACTGAGGAGAAGCAGCTGCCCCTGAGCACTGTCAGAAAGGACCCAgagtgtggggcggggggggggaggggcgggggcggTGGGGGGCAATACAAAGCATCGGGTAACTTAGCCGGGTCCTCCAGACCAGCGCCATCagctacccagcagctccttagaaatgcagaatttcaggCTTCACCTAGGAGCCACTGAATCGGAAGCTGCGTTTTAACAAGACCCCTCGTGATTTTATGCACATTAAAGTTGGAGAGGCACTGGTCTAACACCCTCCTACCCTCTCTCTGCCTGGACCTGGGTTCTGTCTTTACTGTTGTCCCTGCTTACATCCCATGCTTTAAGCTTATCCTTTCCACCACCGGGGTGAGGTTACAACCCCACCAGCCCCTCACTTCCCACGAGGACCCAGCCCTTCGGGGGTCCGGGAAGACAGAACGGCTCATGGAGCAAAGAGGCAGTACATCCAGTCTCTAGAGCTCTCAGACTTCTCCCCACAAAGTACCCAAATTTTCACAAGCGTCCCCACCTCTCAGTCTCAGTTTCTACATCTACAAGAAGGAGCACTAACATCCACATCTCAGGCTGGCTGTGAGGACTAAGTGTGTGGGAGCAGACAAAGCCCCCACCCAGGCCCAGAGTAGGTGCTTCCTGCTGGCCTAGCCTCTCCCTGTGGTCACACTCCTCCCTCACTTCTATGGCACACAGGGGCGGGGATGCAGTCAGACAAGTTGtggttctttttcattttctcttaccaggtctcttcctcttctttactCTCAATCGGTTCAACAAATGGTTGGTGATCAAGGCTCCCTgagctcccttcctccccccacaCCGCTGTGGGACTGGGTCAGTGTCCATCCTCTGGTCTCTCTGGACTCCCCTGACGCCCCACCCTCCAGAATAATCTGAAGCCTTAGGCGTTTGGCCTGACTGCTCTGTGCCTGTGGCCAGAGGGCCAGGTCTCCCTGGCACCTACTGCCCCGCTTCTCCCGGAGCTGCAGGACCTGGGCCTCATCAACACGGAGAACTGGAACTCTTGGCTCCGCTGCCCCACCCCTGCTACCAGTCTCAGTGTCGCTCCCATTCTTGTCCAGCTGAAGCTCTTTCAGGAGCCCCTCAGCCTTACTCACTTCTTGCTGCACACCAGGGCAACCTCGGAACATGCAGCCCTCCTAGGAAGACCCCAATGCCTGCAGGGGGGCGGGGGCAGTCCTCTAAGGCTGGGCTCCAGAAGCGCATGCGCTGAAGACACTGTGCGTAGATGTGTGAATCCCAGAAGGGGTGATTCCCACCCTCTACTATAGTCAccctggaaaccccggtggtgtagtggttaagaattacagctgctaaccaaaagattggcagttcaaatccacctggtgctccttgatggcaacggttttttttttttttttttttttactgtagtcaCCCCAACCCCTCTGTAGCTGACTGAACCTCGGGATCCAGCCTGGGccttctcccctccccagggGAGGTCTGCTCCGCATCCTGAAAAACCTGTCTGGGGGCTCCCCCTGAGGCTGTAGGGCCCAAGGGGCAGGTTGGACAGGATTCCCCTccagcccctcccacccccaggacAAAATCGGCTACCCTGGGGGCAGGGCCTCACTAGCATCAGGAAGCCACAGCCTGCCAGTGCCCATTCCGGTTCCCAGCCCAGCCATCACCCACCATGGCATCCCTGCTGCCTGTCTGGACCTTGCCCTTGATCCTGATCTTGCTGGCTGTCCTAGCCCCAGTGGCTGCAGGTCTGGGggcggagggaggaggaggaaagtaGGGAGACCTGGACAGGAGGTACTGTGCCTTCCAGGGCTCTCAAAGGGGAGCTATCTGGCCAGCTGGGTTCAGGGGACGGTGGTGGCGGTGACCAGGCATCAGACACTGGACCCAGGGCACACTCCTGGTCTCCTTCCAGACCCAGGATGCAGAGAGTGTGAGGAAGGGTGGAGGTGAGAAGGCGCGCTGCCGTGCTCCTGGCACTCAGGGTCTGGCTGGGGGACAGGAGCGAAGtatccagcttctgcagcccaaGCCTGCCACCTGCTGGCCAGACCAGCACTGGCCTGGCTGCTTTGCCAACGAAGGACTCCACATTCTTAGAAATGGCCTGGGTGTGGGGGTGGAAGGCAGGCCAGACCTGATGGTAAGGAGGGGCACTGATCCCCACCTGAGCTCCCTCCTGGCCTCCCGACAGACTTCAACATCTCAAGCCTCTCTGGTGTGCTGTCCCCCGCGCTAACGGAGAGCCTGCTAGTTGCCTTGCCCCCCTGTCGCCTCACTGGGGGCAATGCCACACTGATGGTCCGTAGAGCCAATGACAGCAAAGGTCTGTTACCCCTCTCCCGAGGCTCCCGCTTTATCCCCAGAGATCCCTTCCCAGGATACCCCCACCTCCCTTACCCCTTTCTTGCCTTCTGGTCAACCCCTCTCCTTGGGCGTCGACATTCTAATGCTGCTTCTTCAACTTTGGGCCTCCAGAAACTTGACCCCATCTTCCACCCCTAATTTCCCACCCAGTGGTGAAATCCAGCTTCATGGTGCCTCCATGCCGTGGGCGCAGGGAGCTGGTGAGTGTGGTGGACAGTGGGGCTGGCTTCACAGTCACTAGGCTCAGTGCATACCAGGTGACAAACCTCGTGCCAGGAACCAAATACTAGTAGGTACCTGCTCCGGGCCTGGGGCACCTGTTGGGGGGGGGTACAGGAAGAGAAGCTGGGTACTGGCACATGCTGGTGGTAGAGGGGATCTGGTCAGCACGGGGGAGAGAATGAAGACAGGATTACAGGGTGTAAAGAATGGGTTTCTGTTGGAGGAGGAACTCATATGGAGGGCACAGCTATGAAGACCCTCTTCTCCCAAGTGCCAGTTACTCACTGAGTATTCGCTCCTCTCTCTCCTGCAAACCCCCCTACAAAAGCATTTCCTACCTAGTGAAGAAGGGGACATCCACTGAATCCAGTAAAGAGAGCGCAATGTCCACGCTTCCTCGTAAGTAACAGCCCCCATCTCTCTCACGCCTCAGGGCCTCCCACACAACACCTTCCTCACCCACCCTCCAGTCTGGGTTATCCACCCACCCCCAcaccccacccctgcccaccCTGTGCTTCCTCAGTGCCTTCCTTCCCTCTATCAGCACTGAACACTTGGCATTTAACTATTTGCTCATCTGCTATATTACTGAACTAAAGGTTCTCTATGGGTAGGGATTGTGTCCTATTAATTTCTGTATCCTCAGTAACTGAACAGGGGGTGCTTCATAAATGTTTATTTGATTCTTGTTTGGATCCATTGGTTCATTGGTTGGTTGGtcagttggatggatggatggttggatggatgtgGGAGCTAGGCTGAGGGTCTTGGGCAGGACAGGACCCCTGCCCACTAAGGCTTCCCCTGTCTTTTTTCTCTGACAGGAAGGAAGATGGAGTCCACTGGGTTGGGAATGGCCCGAACAGGGGGCATGGTGGTCATCACAGTGCTGCTCTCAGTCGCCATGTTCCTGCTGGTTGTGGGCTTCATCACCGCCCTGGCACTGGGTGcccaaaagtgaagaggcctACACTGAGCAGCgggctcctccaggaagcccaggGTGCTGTCCAGTTCCCCAGCCTAGGGCTTTGACTTTATCTCCTGTCTCCACTCCTAAAAAGGCTGCCCCTCCCAGTCCTCAGTCATGAGTGTTCAACTCCTTCAGTTCCTTCACCTTCCCTTCCTTGCCCCCCCCATTAGAGCCCTTTCCTCCCTCAGTCTCCTCTTGCCCTTAATGCCTCCCCTTTCCCCAGCACTCCTTATTATCCCCCTCCTCCCACCGTCAGAGCTTACTTTCCTTCCCTTTCACCATTCACACCCTTCCCCCAACAACTCATGCCTCCCTCAGTGAACTAAGTCCCTACAATAAAGTGGGATGCCACCTCTGCTATGTGTGCTTCCTTTAGTGAGCTCCACTTTCGTGTGAACCTGTGGAATCTATGTCCAGGCTGCAGGTGCTCCTGGTCCTCTTGCTGCCCCATAACCCCAAATTTGCTTTTCCCATGAGGAAGGAAGGAGCCAGATAAGATAAGAACCCAGGAGTCAGAGTTCACAGACCCACAACTGGGTGGGCTTTGCATCCTCCACAACTGGCCACCTAACCAGGGGGCTGGACAGAGGCTGGTGCACCATGTGGAGGCAGAGAGGCCAGAGGGGCTAGGGACAGGGGAGGCTGGCAGAGCAATGGGGCACGCTGAGAAGAAGAGTAGAAGCTCTGACTGGACCACCAAGGTGAGACCCAAAGATGGGGGGAAAGGAAGAATAGGCTAAAGGGTCTCTAGGAGCAGAGGGTGGAAATGGAAGAACCCCAGATGGAGGGGAGCAATAGGGGTACAGTCTGGTAAATAAGGGAAAAGAGCAGGGTGGTCGCCATCCTTCACTTTTGCCCTCTCCAATATATACTCCTCATAAGGATCAGTGGTCTTCGCGTTGCTCTTAAAGACCAAAATCTTTAAGGTGATCTTCAGTGCCACACCTGGTCCAACCCCTAACCACCCCTTTAGCTTTCACTGTGTTTCCTCCAATGTTCTATGCTCCttcttgcctcagggcctttgcacagatTATTCCATATGCCTGGACTGCTCTTTCTACtaccgccacacacacacacacaccagactcACTCCTATTTGCATAGTTAATTCTGAATCATCCTTCTAGGCTCAGCTCAGTGTCCTCACTCCAGGGAAGCTGTCTCTGGCCTCCGCTCCTCCCTATTAGGTGGGGTCCCCCTATCCTGTCTTTCATAGCATTACTATAGTTTGTAATTATATGCTGTGTGATTATTCATTGTCTCTCCCACCAGACTGTAAGCAGTTGCTTTGCTCCCCAGGACCGAGCACAGTACCTGGGACATGGTAGGTtctaaataaatacttgttgaataaatgaataaacgaatgaatgaatgagccctTGATAAAGAGGGGGCCGGGAAAGTGGTAAAAATTGGGAAAACAATCAGAAAAGACTCAGAGAGTCTGGAACATGGgtcttcaatccataacagacactgTTCTTCCCTAATGGAAGTTATATGGAATTCAGTGGAAAAGACAGGaccccccctacacacacacaaaaatgtgaACAAGCAAATAAAGATAAAATGTgataagtgcaaaaaaaaaaaaaaaaaaaccctacctaTAATTTGTGGTTATATAATAAAGATTGATACCAGAAAattttcagcttaaaaaaaaatgtggtaagtGCTATGAATAGTGGCAGAGGGAGCAGGCACTGGGGCCCTCTAGTTTGAGTAGGCCTAACTGAGCTGAGGCCTGAAGGCATGAGAGAGGGGCAGGGAGAATGCACCCTTTAGAAGGAATGTTCTGGGCTATGCTTTCCATCCTAACTGCACCAGCCCAGGGAGGTTTGGAATCCAACCTTCTGGAGTGGTAGGAAGAGCATCGAACTGGGAACCAAACTTTGCTACACACTAGAATCATCCTGGGAGCTTTAAACGATCCTGATGCCCAGGTCATACCTCACACCAGAATGAGAATGACCCTTGGAGTGGGAAGCAggcattagtattttttaaagataatcaGGAAATTCCAATACACAGCAAAGTTTGGGAATTACTGATAAAACATTCTTAAATGGTAACCTAACTGGAAAAGGGCTATAAAAGGGTGGACACAttacaataacttttttttttaacaaaacaaaataccataAGGAACGAGATTGGAAGAATATCTATCAAAATGTaatcaagtcagtcacagaagg contains these protein-coding regions:
- the UPK2 gene encoding uroplakin-2 produces the protein MASLLPVWTLPLILILLAVLAPVAADFNISSLSGVLSPALTESLLVALPPCRLTGGNATLMVRRANDSKVVKSSFMVPPCRGRRELVSVVDSGAGFTVTRLSAYQVTNLVPGTKYYISYLVKKGTSTESSKESAMSTLPRRKMESTGLGMARTGGMVVITVLLSVAMFLLVVGFITALALGAQK